The following DNA comes from Bryobacteraceae bacterium.
TTCGCCTTCTCGGCCACCGGGCCGTCCTTGGGGCCCTGCAGCGGCGTATGCGGCGCGGTGAACGGAACATAGAGGAAAAACGGCTTCGAACGGTCGCGAACGCGCGTCAGCCAGTCGATCGCGTGATCGGTGAAGAGGTCCGTGGCGTGTCCTTCGCGCTCTACCGCTTTGCCGTTGTGATAAAGGACGTTCGTTCCGTCCTCCTCGCGGTGCGTGAAATAGTCCGCATTGCCGCCAAGGATGCCGAAGTACTCGTCGAAGCCATGGCCGTTCGGCGAGAACTTCTCCGTGTATCCGAGGTGCCATTTGCCGGAGCAGCAAGTGCTGTAGCCTGCCTCCTTCAGCATCCGCGCGATCGTCGTTTCGCTGTGCGGCAGGCCCAGTTCGCCGCGCGAGGAGAGCCACGCGGCTTCATCGTAGCGACCCACGTTGCCCACGCCGATTGCGCATTCAAGCCCGCCGACGCGCTGCTGATATCGTCCGGTGAGAAACCCGGTGCGCGTGGGTGAGCACTCCGGCGCATTGGAATAGGCTTGCGTGAACCGGACGCCGCTCCGGCCGAGCGAGTCGATGTGCGGAGTACGGATATCCGGGCACTGGTACGACGAAAGGTCGCTCGCGCCGAGATCGTCGGCGAGCAGCATCACGATGTTCGGCCGCGTCCGCTGCTGGGCGAGGGCGGCGCCTGCGGCAAGGCCGCCAATCAGTTCGCGTCTGGTCATCCTAGTAACTCCTTTGCCGCCGCAATCCGGCCTTCGAGGAAAGCCTGACCGGCCTCCGCGCCGAAACGGCGAGCCACTTCCACCGCCTGGTTGACGGCGGCGCCGGCGCGTACCGCGCCCAGCTTCTTGAACAGGCCGGGCAGCGTGTCCAGGCACCACCCGCACGCCTGAATCCCGATCGTTTCCACAATCCGCTCGAATGCCTCCAGATACCCGGGCGGGCGCTCAACGCCGCGCAGGCGTTTCAAGGTCCCGTAGGCCGCCGATGCGTCATGCTCCACCAGCCGGCAGGCGAGCGGCAGCGCCTCCGGCACCCGCGCCAGCGCCTCGGGCAACCGCTCGGCGTCGCGGTTCTCCTCCATGCGCTCGGCCGGGAAAGCCGCGGTGAAGCGCTGCAGGTCCGCGGTGGAATGCACGGACGCGAGCCCGGCCATGGCGACGACCGCTTCCTTCGTGGTCATCGAGTACGCCGCGATGCAGGCGAGCCTGCGTGGATCGCGGTTGGTGCAGTCGATCACGCGCTTCATGCCTGCTTCGCCCAAGTCGGCGGCTGCCGGCGCCAGCGTCGGGAACTCCTCGAAAAACGCGTCTCGTCCGTTGGGCGCGAGCGAGGCGCACCAGCCTCCAAAACCGTCGAGGATGAACTGGGCGCACTTGCGATCCGGGTCCGCGGCTTCCAGGGCAAGGCGCAGGCAGCGCATGCCATTCCCGGGTCCCAACGACGAGGGGGTGCGAAACTGCTGCGCCACCACGACATCCGCCACTTTGCCGGCGTCGCCGCGGAATTCCTCGGGCAAATCCCGGATTAGCGCATAGACCGGGTGCAGCTCCGTCAACTGAGTTGCGATTTCCTGCACAGGCCTTGATTGTACGCGCCCCCGCGATGGGACTACAATATTGCCGATATGGCGCCGGGCAGCGACCCAATCGACGAAACCACCCTCGAACTGCGCGCTTACCTCAAGCGTGTGCCAGAGGCGAAGGTCCACCAGTATCGTCCGGAGTGGACCGGCGACGAGGTCATGGTCTGGAGCGGCGACTTCGACGAGGACGGGTTTCTCGTCTTGCCGGCTGCCGCGGGAAGCGTGGATGCGAGGAGCATTGATGTCGTCGAGTTCCGCCGCGAACTCGAGGCCGCGCTGGCCCAGCGGGCGCGGGAACGGCTGGCCGAGGCCGTCGCGTCGCGATGAGGCTAGTAGCAGCCTTTCTCGCGGTGGGCCTTGCCAGCGCCGCCGTCCGGACCACGGGCGACCTTCAGCGCTACCACCGCGTCACGCTCACCTTCGATGGTCCGGCGTCCGCCGAAACTGCCGATCCGAATCCGTTCCTGCACTACCGCCTTTCGGTGACGTTCGAGCACGGCTCCGGCCGGCGGATGACCGTGCCGGGATTCTACGCCGCCGACGGCAACGCGGCTGAATCATCGGCCGATCGCGGCAACCAGTGGCGCGTTCACTTCGCTCCGCCGGAAGCAGGCTCGTGGCGCTGGCGGGCGTCCCTGCGGAGCGGTCCGTACGTGGCGCTCTCCATGGACCCCGAAGCCGGCGCGCCCGTCGCGTTGGACCAGGCCGAAGGCGCGCTCGCCATCGCGCCCGCCGCTTCCGGAGCCATCGCCCGCGGCTTCCTCGAGCACAACGGGTCGCACTATTTGCGCTACTCGGGTTCGGGTGAATATTTCCTCAAGGGCGGCGCTGACAGTCCCGAAAACTTTCTCGCCTACGCGGACTTCGACCAAACGTTCGACCAGGACGCCGACTCGGGAAGCTACAAGAAGGTCGGTCCGTTCATCCACCGCTACGAGGCGCATGTGCGGGATTGGAACTCCGGCGACCCGACCTGGAAAGGCGGCAAAGGCAAGGGCATCGTCGGCGCGCTGAACTATCTCGCCTCCAAGGGCGTGAACAGCGTCTACTTCCTCACCTACAACCTTGACGGCGGCGACGGGCGCGATACCTGGATGTGGACCTCGCCCGACGTCCGG
Coding sequences within:
- a CDS encoding sulfatase-like hydrolase/transferase: MTRRELIGGLAAGAALAQQRTRPNIVMLLADDLGASDLSSYQCPDIRTPHIDSLGRSGVRFTQAYSNAPECSPTRTGFLTGRYQQRVGGLECAIGVGNVGRYDEAAWLSSRGELGLPHSETTIARMLKEAGYSTCCSGKWHLGYTEKFSPNGHGFDEYFGILGGNADYFTHREEDGTNVLYHNGKAVEREGHATDLFTDHAIDWLTRVRDRSKPFFLYVPFTAPHTPLQGPKDGPVAEKAKWNAGTRETYVAMVEHMDRRVGDILAAIDKQGVARNTLVVFKSDNGGYNRSRNTPFRAGKSTCFEGGIRVPCLMRWPGVIPRASTTTQAAMTMDVSATMLAAAGVKPSRSLDGVDLLPVLTGKQKPKARTLYWSYKRGATRRWAVRDGDLKYVIDDAKEYVFNLAWDDREKVNLAEPEAAITARLRGMLADWKREVEPARLREFRAAGA